The following coding sequences are from one Primulina eburnea isolate SZY01 chromosome 15, ASM2296580v1, whole genome shotgun sequence window:
- the LOC140814625 gene encoding uncharacterized protein isoform X1, producing the protein MDTLFIIFRRPNSLHDRTRDSDDDDYQDRDYDVAALANNLSLAFQYGIYSHDLDEARCSLARDDEDVYFDDESAEVVISSLRLGNDQESFTSALVYSGSLFTNSNWFAFDDERKPNESSTGSIASSTPIIEAHEVGADDDEVLVDEYEDEDYADTATATSEPLVPKPVIDNMFSKLHDFEDVESSGPTRQSEWVECRESSDSVEVPPPNSVGTSESAQCPPLPNGELQVGLEAQLDGVVRDASLSSADATVDNCKGDGGGSPDPKINFGTNPSQSAGESGRGPCIGKVDSEAEHEVNE; encoded by the exons ATGGACACACTTTTTATAATTTTCAGGAGACCAAACTCACTACATGATCGGACAAGAGATAGCGATGATGATGATTACCAAGACAGGGATTATGATGTTGCAGCTTTGGCAAATAACTTGAGCCTAGCATTTCAGTATGGGATCTATAGTCATGATCTTGATGAG GCTCGTTGTTCACTTGCTAGGGATGACGAG GATGTGTATTTCGATGATGAATCTGCTGAAGTTGTCATTTCTTCCCTTCGTTTGGGAAATGACCAAGAAAG CTTCACTTCTGCTCTTGTTTATAGTGGATCTCTCTTCACAAACTCCAATTGGTTTGCATTTGATGATGAAAGAAAACCAAACGAATCTTCCACCGGGTCAATTGCTTCCTCAACTCCCATTATTGAGGCACATGAGGTTGGAGCTGATGACGATGAGGTCTTGGTCGATGAATATGAGGATGAGGATTATGCTGACACTGCCACTGCCACATCTGAACCTCTTGTACCCAAACCAGTTATAGACAATATGTTCAGTAAATTGCATGACTTTGAAGATGTTGAATCCAGCGGGCCTACAAGACAATCAGAATGGGTTGAGTGCAGGGAAAGTTCCGATTCTGTTGAAGTACCTCCTCCAAATTCTGTTGGTACATCTGAATCAGCTCAATGCCCACCTTTACCAAATGGTGAGCTTCAAGTTGGATTAGAAGCTCAACTTGATGGTGTTGTTCGAGATGCTTCCCTGTCTTCTGCTGATGCAACTGTAGATAATTGTAAGGGTGATGGTGGAGGATCACCTGATCCAAAGATCAACTTTGGTACTAATCCTTCACAATCTGCAGGAGAGAGTGGCAGGGGTCCATGCATTGGAAAAGTTGATTCTGAGGCAGAACACGAAGTTAATGAGTAA
- the LOC140814625 gene encoding uncharacterized protein isoform X2, whose protein sequence is MDTLFIIFRRPNSLHDRTRDSDDDDYQDRDYDVAALANNLSLAFQYGIYSHDLDEARCSLARDDEDVYFDDESAEVVISSLRLGNDQESGSLFTNSNWFAFDDERKPNESSTGSIASSTPIIEAHEVGADDDEVLVDEYEDEDYADTATATSEPLVPKPVIDNMFSKLHDFEDVESSGPTRQSEWVECRESSDSVEVPPPNSVGTSESAQCPPLPNGELQVGLEAQLDGVVRDASLSSADATVDNCKGDGGGSPDPKINFGTNPSQSAGESGRGPCIGKVDSEAEHEVNE, encoded by the exons ATGGACACACTTTTTATAATTTTCAGGAGACCAAACTCACTACATGATCGGACAAGAGATAGCGATGATGATGATTACCAAGACAGGGATTATGATGTTGCAGCTTTGGCAAATAACTTGAGCCTAGCATTTCAGTATGGGATCTATAGTCATGATCTTGATGAG GCTCGTTGTTCACTTGCTAGGGATGACGAG GATGTGTATTTCGATGATGAATCTGCTGAAGTTGTCATTTCTTCCCTTCGTTTGGGAAATGACCAAGAAAG TGGATCTCTCTTCACAAACTCCAATTGGTTTGCATTTGATGATGAAAGAAAACCAAACGAATCTTCCACCGGGTCAATTGCTTCCTCAACTCCCATTATTGAGGCACATGAGGTTGGAGCTGATGACGATGAGGTCTTGGTCGATGAATATGAGGATGAGGATTATGCTGACACTGCCACTGCCACATCTGAACCTCTTGTACCCAAACCAGTTATAGACAATATGTTCAGTAAATTGCATGACTTTGAAGATGTTGAATCCAGCGGGCCTACAAGACAATCAGAATGGGTTGAGTGCAGGGAAAGTTCCGATTCTGTTGAAGTACCTCCTCCAAATTCTGTTGGTACATCTGAATCAGCTCAATGCCCACCTTTACCAAATGGTGAGCTTCAAGTTGGATTAGAAGCTCAACTTGATGGTGTTGTTCGAGATGCTTCCCTGTCTTCTGCTGATGCAACTGTAGATAATTGTAAGGGTGATGGTGGAGGATCACCTGATCCAAAGATCAACTTTGGTACTAATCCTTCACAATCTGCAGGAGAGAGTGGCAGGGGTCCATGCATTGGAAAAGTTGATTCTGAGGCAGAACACGAAGTTAATGAGTAA